A region of Spiribacter roseus DNA encodes the following proteins:
- a CDS encoding ABC transporter substrate-binding protein codes for MIRSLFALLLGSLIALPVSAQDTLRIATEGAYPPFNFIDASGEVKGFDVDIAEALCAEMGADCELVTQSWDGIIPGLIAGRYDAIIASMSITPERQEAVSFSEPYYSNKLQFIAPNESDFGPSDASDAVIGAQRATIAAQWLQDNVPEADIRVYDTQENAYLDLESGRLDAVLADVYVSYEWLESDEGAAYEFKGDPVYDDDKIAIAVRKGDEALAARFSEAIEAIRADGTYQAINAEYFPFDIY; via the coding sequence ATGATCCGTTCCCTGTTCGCCCTGCTGCTCGGCAGCCTCATCGCCCTGCCCGTATCGGCCCAGGACACACTGCGAATCGCGACTGAGGGCGCCTATCCGCCCTTCAACTTCATCGACGCCTCGGGCGAGGTCAAAGGATTTGATGTCGACATCGCCGAGGCCCTGTGCGCCGAAATGGGCGCTGACTGCGAGCTGGTCACCCAGTCCTGGGATGGCATCATCCCCGGCCTGATTGCGGGTCGCTACGACGCCATCATCGCCTCGATGTCCATCACCCCCGAGCGTCAGGAGGCCGTGAGCTTCAGCGAGCCCTACTATTCCAACAAGCTGCAGTTCATTGCCCCCAACGAGAGCGATTTCGGCCCGTCTGATGCGTCCGATGCCGTGATCGGCGCCCAGCGCGCGACCATTGCCGCCCAGTGGTTGCAGGACAATGTCCCCGAGGCCGACATCCGGGTCTACGACACCCAGGAGAACGCCTATCTGGACCTTGAAAGCGGTCGCCTGGATGCCGTGCTCGCCGACGTCTACGTGAGCTACGAGTGGCTCGAGAGCGACGAAGGCGCCGCTTACGAGTTCAAGGGCGACCCGGTCTACGACGATGACAAGATCGCCATCGCCGTGCGCAAGGGGGACGAGGCCCTGGCCGCGCGTTTCAGTGAGGCCATTGAGGCGATCCGCGCCGACGGGACGTATCAGGCGATCAACGCCGAGTACTTCCCCTTCGATATCTACTGA
- a CDS encoding ABC transporter ATP-binding protein: MDETAIELRGIYKRFGDLEVIKGIDLTARRGEVVALIGTSGSGKSTLLRCVNLLERPDAGEILFNGESIDLRAGRDGTLRPAHHEQITRVRAGIGFVFQNFNLWPHMSVLENVIEAPIHVSGLSRRQAVAEAEHLLEKVGLGDKKDAYPAFLSGGQQQRAAIARTLAMKPAVILFDEPTSALDPELVGEVLGVIRQLAEEGRTMLIVTHEMRFARDVAHRVVFLDAGRIEEQGPPSEVFGQPRSERCRAFLATHLSEAKGVTLS; encoded by the coding sequence ATGGACGAGACCGCGATCGAGCTGCGCGGGATTTACAAGCGTTTTGGTGATCTGGAAGTCATCAAGGGCATCGACCTGACCGCCCGGCGCGGGGAGGTGGTGGCGCTGATCGGGACCAGTGGCTCGGGCAAGAGCACCCTGCTGCGCTGCGTCAACCTGCTTGAGCGCCCGGATGCCGGCGAGATCCTGTTCAACGGTGAGTCCATTGATCTGCGCGCCGGCCGCGACGGTACGCTGCGCCCCGCCCACCACGAGCAGATCACCCGGGTGCGCGCGGGCATCGGGTTCGTGTTCCAGAACTTCAATCTCTGGCCTCACATGAGCGTGCTTGAGAACGTCATTGAGGCGCCGATCCATGTCTCCGGCCTTTCCCGCCGTCAGGCCGTTGCCGAGGCCGAGCATCTGCTCGAGAAAGTCGGGCTCGGCGATAAGAAGGACGCCTATCCGGCGTTCCTGTCGGGCGGCCAGCAGCAGCGCGCGGCCATTGCCCGGACGCTGGCGATGAAGCCCGCCGTCATCCTCTTCGACGAGCCCACCTCCGCCCTTGACCCCGAGCTGGTGGGCGAGGTGCTGGGCGTGATCCGGCAGCTCGCCGAAGAGGGCCGGACCATGCTGATCGTGACCCACGAGATGCGCTTTGCCCGCGATGTCGCCCATCGCGTCGTATTCCTCGACGCCGGACGCATCGAAGAGCAGGGGCCGCCCTCCGAGGTCTTCGGTCAGCCCCGATCAGAGCGCTGTCGCGCATTTCTCGCAACCCATCTATCGGAAGCCAAAGGAGTGACACTGTCATGA
- a CDS encoding ExeM/NucH family extracellular endonuclease has translation MTTSGDRRRWWLGAGLIGLVLALSSAGVQARPACGATGATPLTAILGLKGEALPAGREVEVQALVSGRFPGDSGLNGFYLVSESSPAGIFVYAPDLATAETPDRQTRLRIRAHTGRYRGRIQLERVVAMSRCGVGTVDPVRLEPGDPTTYARLRDRPVRIDESLSIAEVYNLGRYGSLRLARGGRPFHPNNGVEGGERLDLLLDDGSYRRDPRPVPHTRDGIRRAGDRVERVTGILTRAFGRWRIHPTEPPSFQARNPRPAAPPRGPGLRLVQLNLQNYFTDRRGRGAPTERAFERQRERLRDLVQALDPDLLVLHEVENNAATVDNLVNLLNASTPPGDDYRAAVDGRGDAVIRSVVLYRPDRLSRRTADHQAHPVHPRQPIVARFRTPAGAEFRVAAAHFKSRGGCPQRGDVDRGEGCWADRRQAQSRAMIDWLAGRPASDTPLLVLADLNAYPAERAVGAWTTAGYHDLLARHVTPLDRYTYNYRGRAGYLDHALANRGMLARIAAVRVWPINADESAHLAREGHGVWRLSDHDPIIIDLHPPTS, from the coding sequence ATGACAACGTCGGGTGACCGCAGGCGCTGGTGGCTGGGTGCCGGGTTGATCGGTCTGGTTCTGGCGCTGTCCAGCGCCGGCGTTCAGGCCCGTCCGGCATGCGGGGCAACGGGGGCGACTCCGCTCACGGCAATCCTCGGTCTGAAGGGTGAGGCCCTGCCGGCCGGCCGGGAGGTTGAGGTCCAGGCCCTGGTCAGCGGGCGTTTCCCCGGCGACTCCGGACTGAACGGGTTCTATCTGGTCTCCGAGTCATCGCCGGCCGGGATTTTCGTCTATGCCCCCGATCTGGCAACCGCCGAAACCCCGGATCGCCAGACGCGCCTGCGGATCCGCGCCCATACCGGGCGTTACCGCGGACGGATCCAGCTCGAACGGGTCGTGGCCATGTCTCGCTGCGGGGTGGGTACGGTCGACCCCGTCCGGCTGGAGCCGGGGGATCCGACGACCTACGCACGTCTGCGCGACCGCCCGGTGCGCATCGACGAGTCGCTCAGCATTGCCGAAGTCTACAATCTGGGGCGCTATGGCAGTCTGCGCCTCGCCCGGGGCGGGCGGCCGTTTCATCCCAACAACGGGGTTGAGGGCGGCGAGCGGCTGGACCTGCTCCTCGATGACGGCAGCTATCGGCGCGACCCGCGGCCGGTTCCGCACACCCGGGATGGCATCCGACGGGCCGGCGACCGGGTCGAGCGGGTGACCGGGATCCTCACCCGCGCCTTCGGGCGCTGGCGCATTCATCCCACCGAGCCGCCGTCCTTCCAGGCCCGCAATCCGCGCCCGGCGGCGCCACCCCGCGGGCCGGGCCTGCGCCTGGTGCAGCTCAACCTCCAGAACTACTTCACCGACCGCCGTGGCCGCGGTGCACCAACCGAGCGCGCCTTCGAGCGCCAGCGCGAGCGCCTGCGGGACCTTGTGCAGGCCCTCGATCCGGATCTGCTGGTTCTTCACGAGGTCGAGAACAATGCCGCTACCGTCGACAATCTGGTCAACCTGCTGAACGCCTCGACGCCGCCGGGGGATGATTATCGGGCGGCCGTGGATGGCCGGGGTGACGCAGTCATTCGCAGCGTCGTGCTGTATCGCCCCGATCGCCTGAGCCGGCGGACGGCTGACCACCAGGCGCACCCCGTCCATCCGCGGCAGCCCATTGTCGCCCGGTTCCGGACGCCGGCGGGGGCTGAATTCCGCGTGGCGGCCGCGCATTTCAAGTCCCGGGGTGGCTGCCCGCAGCGCGGCGATGTCGATCGCGGCGAAGGGTGCTGGGCGGATCGGCGCCAGGCCCAGAGCCGGGCGATGATCGACTGGCTGGCGGGCCGTCCCGCGTCGGACACGCCATTGCTGGTGCTGGCCGACCTCAATGCCTATCCAGCCGAGCGGGCGGTTGGCGCATGGACCACCGCCGGGTATCACGACCTGCTGGCGCGTCATGTGACGCCCCTCGACCGGTATACCTACAACTACCGCGGTCGTGCCGGCTACCTCGATCACGCACTGGCCAACCGCGGCATGCTCGCGCGCATCGCCGCGGTCCGCGTCTGGCCGATCAATGCCGATGAGTCCGCGCACCTGGCGCGCGAGGGGCATGGCGTCTGGCGGCTGTCGGATCACGATCCGATCATCATCGACCTGCACCCGCCGACGTCGTGA
- the relA gene encoding GTP diphosphokinase has translation MVKVSDNPVVDRPGDQSAAEWIAAMPRSPGAEERARLTAAWKYAAAHYGDDRRAAGDRRFDHAVAVADILSSLELDADTVIAGLLHDLPDAGGPDLAAIAGQAGATVASLVEGGLRMGQVSRLHAGSGSAQEGTRAEALRKMLLAMARDIRVVFLVLAERLHDLRLLGALPEAERQQVARETLDLHAPLANRLGIWQIKWELEDLSFRYLDPDSYKRIARLLAERRVDRERFIEAMKARLGTHLAEAGLNAEISGRPKHIYSIWRKMQRKGLGFDELFDLRAVRVLVDTVPACYTALGIIHSLWQPIPREFDDYIASPKENDYRSLHTAVMGEGGRPVEVQIRTREMHDQAELGIAAHWRYKEGRSADPDFDARVAWLRQLLESTPDSETDGDLIDRFRAEIFEDRVYVITPGGDVVDLPRGTTPLDFAYTIHSEIGHHCRGARVNGRMVPLTHSLQNGDQVEILTARHARPSRDWLNPALGYLNSPRSRAKVRAWFRQQDQDKTIQLGRELLERELHRLGLADVNLESLAARSRYARLPDFLAALGRGDVTGGQIAHLLRDRLLPAEPESREQLLRRRSGSASTPTDPEDDISVYGVGNLMTRMARCCQPTPGDAILGFITRNEGVTVHRSDCANIRRLQETTPERLIEVSWSRGSGRAYPVDIVVEAYDRPGLIRDISSLLNNEGINVTAVNTRTDPDDQVARMVMTVEVADVDQLSGVMQRMVGLRNIRDVHRAV, from the coding sequence ATGGTGAAAGTGAGCGACAATCCGGTCGTCGATCGGCCCGGTGATCAGTCCGCGGCGGAGTGGATCGCCGCCATGCCCCGGTCGCCGGGGGCGGAAGAGCGCGCCCGGCTGACCGCGGCCTGGAAGTACGCCGCCGCTCATTATGGTGATGATCGGCGTGCGGCCGGGGACCGCCGCTTCGATCATGCCGTCGCGGTGGCGGACATCCTGAGCAGCCTCGAGCTTGACGCCGATACCGTGATTGCGGGGCTTCTGCACGACCTGCCGGACGCGGGCGGGCCGGACCTCGCCGCCATTGCCGGGCAGGCCGGCGCCACGGTCGCCAGCCTCGTGGAGGGTGGTCTGCGGATGGGGCAGGTCAGTCGTCTGCATGCGGGGTCGGGTAGCGCGCAGGAGGGCACGCGTGCCGAGGCGCTGCGCAAGATGCTGCTGGCGATGGCGCGGGATATTCGGGTGGTGTTTCTGGTGCTGGCCGAGCGCCTGCATGATCTGCGCCTTCTGGGCGCCCTGCCCGAGGCCGAACGCCAGCAGGTGGCCCGTGAAACCCTCGACCTGCACGCGCCGCTGGCGAACCGGCTGGGCATCTGGCAGATCAAGTGGGAGCTCGAGGATCTGTCGTTCCGCTATCTCGACCCCGACAGTTACAAGCGCATCGCCCGGCTGCTGGCCGAACGCCGGGTCGATCGCGAGCGTTTCATCGAGGCCATGAAAGCGCGTCTGGGCACGCATCTGGCCGAGGCGGGCCTGAACGCCGAGATCAGCGGCCGGCCCAAGCACATCTACAGCATCTGGCGGAAGATGCAGCGCAAGGGACTGGGTTTTGACGAGCTCTTCGACCTGCGCGCGGTGCGTGTGCTGGTGGACACCGTGCCGGCCTGCTACACCGCGCTGGGGATCATTCACAGCCTCTGGCAGCCGATTCCCCGCGAATTCGACGACTATATCGCCAGCCCCAAGGAGAACGACTACCGCTCGCTGCATACCGCCGTGATGGGCGAGGGTGGACGCCCCGTCGAGGTCCAGATCCGCACCCGCGAGATGCATGACCAGGCCGAACTGGGCATCGCCGCCCACTGGCGCTACAAGGAGGGTCGCAGTGCCGATCCCGACTTCGATGCGCGGGTTGCCTGGCTGCGTCAGCTACTCGAATCGACACCGGACAGTGAAACCGATGGCGATCTCATCGACCGTTTCCGTGCCGAAATCTTTGAGGACCGCGTCTATGTGATTACGCCCGGGGGCGATGTGGTCGACCTGCCCAGGGGCACCACGCCGCTGGATTTCGCCTACACCATTCACAGCGAGATCGGGCATCACTGCCGGGGCGCGCGGGTCAACGGGCGAATGGTCCCCCTGACTCACTCCCTGCAGAACGGCGACCAGGTCGAGATCCTCACCGCCCGCCATGCCCGGCCCAGTCGCGACTGGCTCAACCCGGCACTGGGCTATCTCAACTCGCCCCGCTCGCGGGCCAAAGTGCGCGCCTGGTTCCGTCAGCAGGATCAGGACAAGACCATTCAGCTGGGCCGCGAGCTGCTCGAGCGCGAACTCCATCGGCTGGGGCTTGCCGACGTCAATCTGGAGTCACTGGCCGCGCGGTCACGCTACGCCCGGCTGCCCGATTTTCTGGCTGCCCTGGGGCGGGGCGATGTGACCGGCGGGCAGATCGCCCATCTGCTGCGTGACCGGCTGCTGCCCGCCGAGCCCGAAAGCCGCGAGCAGCTTCTGCGCCGCCGCAGTGGCAGTGCCTCGACCCCCACGGATCCCGAGGACGACATCAGCGTCTATGGCGTTGGCAACCTGATGACGCGGATGGCGCGCTGCTGTCAGCCCACGCCGGGTGACGCCATCCTCGGCTTCATCACCCGCAATGAGGGGGTCACGGTCCATCGCAGCGACTGTGCGAACATCCGGCGGTTGCAGGAGACGACGCCGGAGCGCCTCATCGAGGTCAGCTGGAGTCGTGGGTCGGGGCGTGCCTATCCCGTGGATATCGTGGTCGAGGCCTATGATCGCCCGGGTCTGATCCGCGACATCTCGTCGCTGCTCAATAACGAGGGCATCAATGTGACGGCGGTCAACACCCGCACCGATCCTGATGATCAGGTGGCGCGCATGGTCATGACCGTTGAGGTGGCGGACGTCGATCAGCTGAGCGGAGTCATGCAGCGGATGGTGGGTCTGCGCAATATCCGCGATGTCCACCGGGCGGTCTGA
- the lexA gene encoding transcriptional repressor LexA: MNTLTPRQDQILQLIQRFLARTGYPPTRSEIAAELGFRSANAAEQHLRAIARKGFITLQPGASRGIRLCDRGVVASDDVDAAEADGLPVVGRVAAGSPLLAEAHIDHHYRVSDGLFSPDADYLLRVRGMSMRDAGILDGDLLAVHSTTDVRDGQIVVARIQDEVTVKRFSRTGHRVRLLPENPEFAPIELDLRHEELVIEGIGVGVIRSGL; encoded by the coding sequence ATGAACACGCTGACACCTCGTCAGGATCAGATCCTCCAGCTTATCCAGCGCTTTCTGGCGCGTACCGGCTACCCGCCCACACGCAGCGAAATCGCGGCGGAGCTCGGATTCCGATCGGCCAACGCCGCCGAGCAGCACCTGCGGGCCATCGCGCGCAAGGGTTTCATCACCCTTCAACCCGGCGCATCACGCGGCATCCGCCTCTGCGACCGGGGGGTCGTCGCCAGCGACGATGTCGACGCCGCCGAGGCGGACGGACTGCCGGTGGTCGGCCGTGTGGCGGCGGGCAGCCCCCTACTGGCGGAAGCACATATCGACCACCACTACCGGGTCAGCGACGGTCTGTTCTCGCCGGATGCGGATTATCTGCTGCGGGTCCGCGGCATGAGCATGCGCGACGCCGGCATCCTCGACGGCGACCTGCTCGCCGTGCATTCCACCACCGACGTCCGCGACGGCCAGATCGTCGTCGCCCGCATTCAGGACGAGGTCACCGTCAAACGTTTCTCCCGCACCGGCCATCGGGTCCGGTTGCTCCCGGAAAACCCCGAATTCGCGCCCATTGAACTCGACCTGCGACACGAGGAACTCGTCATTGAGGGAATCGGTGTCGGTGTCATCCGTTCCGGGCTCTAA
- the imuA gene encoding translesion DNA synthesis-associated protein ImuA, whose translation MKEAIHELLDQPGIWRANDPQRGGSDAALDHIPSGFAALDRVLPGGGFPGSALTEILHEGHGVGELRLVMPALARLSRSGRWIAMIAPPFVPYAPALAAQGIDLSRLLIVHPGDQPQALWSIEQALRSGTCAAVLAWPSRCDDRSLRRLQLAAESGDSLALLFRDAAAAQERSPAALRLALGESSAQQLNLRVLKCRGTPPGSVALDSWSTAPVRTQQPLPLED comes from the coding sequence ATGAAGGAAGCCATTCACGAGCTGCTTGACCAGCCCGGCATCTGGCGCGCCAACGATCCGCAGCGCGGGGGTTCGGACGCCGCCCTCGACCATATACCCAGCGGCTTCGCGGCACTGGATCGGGTATTGCCCGGTGGCGGTTTTCCCGGCAGCGCCCTCACCGAGATCCTCCACGAGGGCCATGGCGTCGGCGAGCTGCGGCTGGTCATGCCGGCCCTCGCACGGCTGTCGCGCAGCGGTCGATGGATCGCCATGATCGCTCCCCCCTTCGTGCCCTATGCACCGGCACTCGCCGCCCAGGGGATCGACCTGTCGCGGCTGCTGATCGTCCACCCAGGGGATCAGCCCCAGGCGCTGTGGTCCATCGAACAGGCCCTCAGAAGCGGGACCTGCGCGGCCGTGCTGGCCTGGCCCAGCCGCTGTGACGATCGCAGCCTGCGGCGTCTTCAGCTGGCAGCCGAATCCGGGGACAGTCTCGCCCTGCTGTTCCGTGACGCCGCCGCCGCGCAGGAGCGCTCACCAGCGGCACTCCGGCTGGCACTCGGGGAGAGCAGCGCTCAGCAGCTCAACCTCCGGGTACTCAAGTGCCGGGGCACACCGCCCGGGTCGGTGGCACTCGACAGCTGGTCGACGGCGCCCGTGCGCACACAACAGCCCCTGCCGCTGGAGGACTGA
- a CDS encoding Y-family DNA polymerase, protein MLWLCLHFRELPVECFSSGEDNAQPLFVSEAGRVIGANRPARRLGIRPGMLPTAARAISEAGLHRIRDPQRERRTLEHLATWALQFTPRVSLQPPEGLLLEVAGSLHYFQGLESLRQRISAGLEQRGHRAGTGIAPTPTAAWMLARAGDSTPVTTRAALADRLAPLPVHALPLEKRVRDALEGLGCECVDAVRSLPSDGATRRLGRPLLETLQRAHGERPDPRQNWQPPGQFEQLIDCPEAVADVAGLHPLIQQLLDTLCSHLRERDTAIMRLWFMLWHRDRDPTCLPVGVMSPTRDASHLKWLVERRFERLELTADVTAVTLRAGRFHAMQATSGAFDLLDRDDRPARDANWEALIETFDSRLGEERVCMITPMAEHRPERAWAYRRPARVDPSAPSPCTGARPAWLLERPLPLRSCQGRPQYHNAPLVLETGPERIETGWWDGLDVTRDYYHACTAEGRRVWIFRNRRGPRDWYLHGIFA, encoded by the coding sequence ATGCTCTGGTTGTGCCTGCATTTCCGCGAATTGCCGGTGGAGTGCTTCAGCAGCGGCGAGGACAACGCCCAACCGCTGTTTGTCTCCGAGGCGGGCCGTGTCATCGGTGCCAACCGGCCGGCGCGACGCCTGGGGATCCGCCCCGGCATGCTGCCGACAGCTGCCCGGGCAATCAGCGAAGCGGGGCTTCACCGCATCCGCGATCCCCAGCGCGAACGCCGCACGCTGGAGCACCTGGCGACCTGGGCCCTGCAGTTCACGCCGCGGGTAAGCCTCCAGCCGCCCGAGGGGCTGCTTCTGGAGGTGGCCGGAAGCCTGCACTACTTCCAGGGGCTCGAGTCACTGCGTCAGCGGATCTCGGCGGGCCTTGAGCAACGCGGGCATCGGGCCGGAACCGGCATCGCCCCGACACCCACTGCGGCGTGGATGCTGGCCCGGGCGGGCGACAGCACGCCGGTCACGACCCGCGCGGCACTGGCCGATCGGCTCGCGCCCCTGCCAGTCCACGCACTGCCGCTGGAAAAACGGGTTCGCGACGCCCTGGAAGGTCTGGGTTGCGAATGCGTGGATGCCGTCCGGTCGCTGCCCAGCGATGGCGCCACCCGGCGACTGGGCCGCCCGCTGCTCGAAACACTCCAGCGGGCCCATGGAGAGCGCCCCGATCCACGCCAGAACTGGCAGCCGCCCGGTCAGTTCGAGCAACTCATCGACTGCCCCGAGGCGGTTGCGGACGTGGCCGGCCTCCATCCCTTGATCCAGCAGCTGCTGGATACGCTCTGCAGCCATCTGCGCGAGCGCGATACTGCCATCATGCGGCTGTGGTTCATGCTCTGGCACCGCGACCGCGATCCAACCTGCCTGCCCGTGGGGGTCATGTCGCCAACCCGCGATGCCAGTCACCTGAAATGGCTGGTCGAGCGACGTTTCGAGCGTCTCGAGCTGACGGCCGACGTCACCGCAGTTACTCTGCGCGCTGGCCGCTTCCATGCCATGCAGGCGACAAGCGGGGCATTCGACCTGCTCGACCGCGATGACCGGCCGGCGCGGGACGCGAACTGGGAAGCACTCATCGAAACCTTCGACAGCCGACTCGGCGAGGAACGCGTCTGCATGATCACCCCCATGGCCGAACATCGACCCGAGCGGGCCTGGGCCTATCGACGGCCTGCTAGGGTCGACCCGTCAGCGCCCTCGCCCTGCACCGGCGCGCGACCCGCCTGGTTGCTCGAACGTCCGCTGCCACTGCGCAGCTGCCAGGGACGCCCGCAGTACCACAACGCCCCGCTGGTGCTCGAGACGGGGCCCGAGCGCATCGAGACCGGCTGGTGGGACGGGCTCGATGTCACCCGCGACTACTACCACGCATGCACCGCCGAGGGACGCCGCGTCTGGATATTCCGTAATCGGCGCGGACCGCGCGACTGGTATCTGCACGGGATATTCGCCTGA
- a CDS encoding DMT family transporter, which yields MALVAVAALLWSTTGVVSRVLFEQTEISPLMVAFIRLAVAAPLFTAIGLLHQGRGFLRLPPATGRWLLLLGLAQAGFQVGYLSSVEKIGAGLATLITLCLAPVLVALLGTLLLGEALTRRVLTALALAIAGTALLVISPQAMNIGEGLWAGVGYGLFAAGVYAAFTLISRYAADHVHPMQSAALGFGVGALVMVPALSMEGLAPLIETAALTVPALAYLALIPTTLGYVCFFSGLRHTTATISSILVLLEPLGAALLAWALLGEALGPFGLLGAIMLTVAVMGLTVPGFARRLLG from the coding sequence ATGGCGCTCGTGGCAGTGGCGGCCCTGCTCTGGAGCACCACCGGGGTCGTCTCGCGGGTGCTGTTCGAGCAGACCGAGATCTCGCCATTGATGGTGGCGTTCATCCGGCTAGCCGTGGCCGCGCCGTTGTTCACGGCAATCGGCCTTCTCCACCAGGGGCGCGGCTTCCTGCGCCTGCCACCCGCCACCGGCCGCTGGCTACTGCTGCTCGGGCTGGCCCAGGCGGGTTTCCAGGTGGGATATCTGAGCTCGGTGGAAAAGATCGGTGCCGGTCTGGCCACGTTGATCACTCTCTGCCTGGCGCCGGTTCTTGTTGCCCTGCTGGGCACGCTGCTGCTGGGCGAAGCACTGACCCGCCGCGTCCTCACGGCCCTGGCCCTCGCGATTGCCGGCACCGCCCTGCTGGTGATCTCCCCCCAGGCCATGAACATTGGTGAAGGCCTCTGGGCCGGCGTCGGCTACGGACTGTTCGCGGCCGGCGTGTATGCCGCCTTCACCCTGATCAGTCGCTATGCCGCCGATCACGTCCACCCCATGCAGAGCGCCGCGCTGGGGTTCGGAGTGGGTGCACTGGTGATGGTGCCGGCATTATCCATGGAGGGTCTGGCACCGCTGATCGAGACCGCGGCCCTGACGGTACCGGCCCTCGCCTATCTGGCGCTGATCCCCACTACGCTCGGATATGTCTGCTTTTTCAGTGGGCTGCGCCACACCACAGCCACCATTTCGAGCATCCTCGTGTTGCTGGAGCCACTGGGTGCGGCGCTACTGGCCTGGGCCCTGCTGGGCGAGGCCCTCGGCCCGTTCGGACTACTCGGCGCCATCATGCTGACCGTGGCGGTCATGGGCCTCACCGTACCGGGTTTCGCTCGACGACTGCTCGGCTGA